Genomic DNA from Pedobacter africanus:
TAATAAGGAAATCATCAGCGATTTGAAAGGTCTGGTAAATATTGTCAATGATGGCAAAGAAGGTTATGAGTCCGCTTCGCAGACTACGGAAAGTCTTGAGCTTCAGGATTTGTTCTTAAAGTATTCTGCTCAGCGGGCAGGATATGCGATGGAGTTGAAAGCACACCTTGCCCGGCATGGTGGGGAATCGGATAATGAAGAAGGTGGCGTTCTGGGAGTGCTGCATAGGGCCTGGATTGATATCAAACAGGCTTTAAGCAGTAAAGAAGATGTAGCTATTTTAAGCGCGATAGAAACGGGCGAAAAATCGGCAATCGAAAAATATGATGAAATACTGGATGAGGAAACGCTGCATGCAGATCATCTGGAGTTACTGCAACGCCAGCGTACCGGGATTCTGGAAGCTTTGAAGGAAGTGGAAACTTACCGCATTCGTCTGGAGCATTAATTATATTTAGATTTTGGTGATATTTATTGGTTCAGAGATTCTTTTTAGGGGTATCTGAACTAGTTTTTTAGATAAACGCATGCAGCAAACTACTTTTGAAATTTTAAATCTTACTGATGATGGCGTTATTCCCAATAGTAAGTACCCGGTAATCTTTTATCATCATGTTTTTACAATGGAAGGTGAACCTGCGGCTGCTTTCCTGGAGCACAGGTTTGCAGAAAATGGCTGGAGCAATGCTTTTCGCTGGCGGGTGTATAGTTATCATCACTATCATACCAATACTCATGAAGTGCTGGGCGTTTACGCTGGAAATGCTTTGTTACAACTTGGTGGACCCAAGGGAGAAAAAATGCATGTCCGGCCCGGAGACGTGCTGATTTTACCGGCGGGTACAGGGCATATCTGTTTGAGTCACAGTGATGATTTTGCTGTGGTTGGAGCTTATCCAAATGGTGTTGAGCCTGATCTGGTTAAAATTACTGATACGCGGCCGGAAGGAATTGCTGATAAAGTTGATGCTGTTCCGGTACCGGAAAAAGATCCATTTTTTGGCAGCACTCCTCCAGGTATGGTCAGCTCATGGGTGGAGCGTGAGGAAAGAGAATATAATTAATCCCTTCCCGGTTATTTATCTGCCTTCAAAATAAACTGGTTTAAGCGATTCTGAGATGCGGAAGGTGAGATTGATCCTTGGGCCAATTTCCCGTGCGGTCTTGGGGATGTGGTGCTCATAATGTTCCTGCATAGTCTCACCCATCAGCAGCAGGCTTCCGTGCGTAAGCGGTATGTCTAATTGTTGAATGTCTTTTCTTGTTTTGTGCCGTACCTTAAAAATCCTGGTATCACCAAAGGTGACCGAGGCAATGTGGTGGTGCTTGCCGTCGGCAGGTAGGTTGTCACTGTGCCAGGCCACAGAATCTTTTCCATCGCGGTACAGGTTTAGCAGTACCCGGTCAAAGTTGATTTCGGTGATCTGCTCCACGGCTTGTTTAATTTCTAATAATAAGGGTGTCCAGGCATGCCCGTTTGCTCCGCCGTAATATGCGGTTAGCCGCGGGTCTGGTATTACTTTGTCGTACATTTTACGAATGCGCTGCTGCCAGGGTGTCTCCTTAAGCAGGGTGTGGTAGTAAAGATCGGCCTCCGCTTTATTAAAAAAACGCTGCCATAACCTTAGTTCGGTATCAGGCAACTTAAAGTCTATATACCTTTTAATGCCTCCCTCAAATAGTGCCGTCTCTCCAAAAAGGTTCATCCTGCAATTTAGCAATTTAATTTTTAAAGCTAAAAATATTAGTATTTATAATTTACTTATGTTCTTTGTGTGGAAGTATTGTTTTCTCCGAATAAATTCCTAAAATTTGAGCTAAACAAACAATTAACGACTTCAACAATGGCAATTGGATTTACCCCAAAATATAAGCAGGAATTTGCTTTATCTGTTTTCACACCGCAACAGTATATCGTACTGGCACTATCGGCAGCAAAGTCTCTGAACTGGGAAATATTAGATCCCAGTAACATTGGATTTACAGCCCTCGCCAAGGGAGGTATGTTTTCAGACCCAGCAATGATCAAATTCAAGGTTGTAGAAAATCTGGTTAGTGTAGAAAGCAGCACCCTTGGAAACGCCATGGCAGATTTCGGCAAAAACAAAAAGAACGTTGGGCAGTTGCTTGATGCTATTAAGGAACTAGAGCCAAATTTTACTGCTGAAGATCTAGATCGGCAATACGATAGTTTAGCGCGTGTTCCTGATGAACAGGATGTTCTGCAGCAGGCTCCGGCTACAGCAAAAGAAAATTTTAAGGACTTTATTGGACTATTTGTTCCGCGTAAGGGATATTTTGTAACCCCACTTATTGTAGACCTGAACCTAGTCATTTTTGCTGTGATGGCATTTTGTGGCGTTGGTATTTTCGAACCTGAGAGCGAGAGCCTGATCAATTGGG
This window encodes:
- a CDS encoding ferritin-like domain-containing protein — translated: MENNKEIISDLKGLVNIVNDGKEGYESASQTTESLELQDLFLKYSAQRAGYAMELKAHLARHGGESDNEEGGVLGVLHRAWIDIKQALSSKEDVAILSAIETGEKSAIEKYDEILDEETLHADHLELLQRQRTGILEALKEVETYRIRLEH
- a CDS encoding cupin domain-containing protein, whose amino-acid sequence is MQQTTFEILNLTDDGVIPNSKYPVIFYHHVFTMEGEPAAAFLEHRFAENGWSNAFRWRVYSYHHYHTNTHEVLGVYAGNALLQLGGPKGEKMHVRPGDVLILPAGTGHICLSHSDDFAVVGAYPNGVEPDLVKITDTRPEGIADKVDAVPVPEKDPFFGSTPPGMVSSWVEREEREYN
- a CDS encoding alpha-ketoglutarate-dependent dioxygenase AlkB family protein, translating into MNLFGETALFEGGIKRYIDFKLPDTELRLWQRFFNKAEADLYYHTLLKETPWQQRIRKMYDKVIPDPRLTAYYGGANGHAWTPLLLEIKQAVEQITEINFDRVLLNLYRDGKDSVAWHSDNLPADGKHHHIASVTFGDTRIFKVRHKTRKDIQQLDIPLTHGSLLLMGETMQEHYEHHIPKTAREIGPRINLTFRISESLKPVYFEGR